From a single Cyclobacterium marinum DSM 745 genomic region:
- a CDS encoding heme exporter protein CcmB: MWKEVVLLVKKEALLEWRQKYALNGILLYVTSAVFIAYLSMGAGQGKLQVPIWNSLYWIIILFSAVNAVAKSFVQEQQGRQFYYFMIASPEAIILSKTIYNTGLTLVLALLGYIVFGIVFGNPVADQPFFLLNLLLGAIGFSAALTMVSAIASKAGNNGTLMAILSFPVMIPILLMTIQVSKSAIDGLDRGISAEKILTLMAINAIVTATSYILFPYLWRS, encoded by the coding sequence ATGTGGAAAGAAGTAGTATTACTGGTAAAAAAAGAAGCCCTATTGGAGTGGAGGCAAAAGTATGCCCTCAATGGAATACTTCTATACGTGACCAGTGCAGTATTCATCGCCTATTTAAGCATGGGAGCAGGCCAAGGCAAATTACAAGTTCCTATTTGGAATTCTTTGTATTGGATTATTATTTTATTTTCTGCAGTAAATGCAGTGGCAAAAAGCTTTGTTCAAGAACAACAAGGAAGGCAGTTTTACTATTTTATGATTGCTTCTCCGGAAGCAATTATTTTATCTAAAACCATTTACAATACCGGGCTCACCTTGGTATTAGCACTATTAGGCTACATTGTATTTGGAATTGTTTTTGGCAATCCGGTAGCCGACCAACCTTTTTTTCTATTAAACCTTTTGTTAGGAGCTATAGGGTTCTCGGCAGCATTGACAATGGTTTCGGCCATTGCCTCGAAGGCAGGCAATAATGGCACCTTAATGGCCATTTTGAGTTTCCCGGTGATGATACCCATTCTTTTAATGACCATTCAAGTTTCCAAAAGTGCAATCGATGGGTTAGACAGGGGTATAAGCGCAGAAAAGATACTAACATTGATGGCGATAAATGCCATCGTTACAGCTACCTCATACATCCTTTTTCCGTATTTATGGAGGAGTTAA
- a CDS encoding PIG-L deacetylase family protein: protein MKSSFIAILFCLFAVSIVEAQERPLKIIMIGAHPDDCDIKSGGTASLFVEMGHQVKFVSVTNGDAGHMEEGGGMLAKRRIAETQEVAKRLGVTYDVLDNHDGELLPTLEIRLQLIRKIREWDADVVIAPRPNDYHPDHRYTGVLVQDAAYMVGVPNVAADTPPLNKNPVFLYFQDHFQKPNPFEPHIAIDITPVIDKKIHGLDAHESQFYEWLPWIGGYADEVPEGKEERIAWLKEKRGGRINASVRESLVKWYGANKAAQVKYAEAFEVCEYGTQPSEEELKRLFPMLGK, encoded by the coding sequence ATGAAATCAAGTTTTATTGCAATTTTATTTTGTCTATTTGCGGTATCTATAGTAGAGGCGCAAGAAAGACCTTTAAAAATCATCATGATAGGTGCCCATCCTGATGATTGTGATATAAAAAGTGGCGGCACAGCGTCTCTTTTTGTGGAGATGGGGCATCAGGTAAAGTTCGTTTCTGTTACCAATGGTGATGCAGGTCATATGGAAGAAGGAGGAGGTATGCTAGCCAAAAGGCGTATTGCAGAAACCCAAGAAGTGGCAAAAAGATTGGGAGTAACTTATGATGTTCTGGACAATCACGATGGTGAATTGTTGCCAACGCTAGAAATCAGGCTTCAGCTTATTCGTAAAATTAGAGAATGGGATGCCGATGTAGTCATTGCTCCACGGCCTAACGACTACCACCCAGACCATCGTTATACAGGGGTGTTGGTGCAGGATGCGGCCTATATGGTAGGTGTGCCCAATGTGGCTGCCGATACGCCCCCGCTTAACAAAAATCCGGTATTTTTGTATTTCCAAGATCATTTCCAAAAACCAAACCCTTTCGAACCACATATTGCCATTGATATCACACCTGTAATTGATAAAAAAATCCATGGACTGGACGCACATGAATCGCAATTTTATGAGTGGTTGCCATGGATAGGAGGGTATGCTGATGAAGTTCCCGAAGGCAAAGAAGAAAGAATTGCTTGGTTGAAGGAAAAAAGAGGTGGAAGGATCAATGCTTCTGTAAGGGAAAGTTTGGTGAAATGGTATGGGGCTAACAAAGCAGCCCAGGTAAAGTATGCAGAGGCCTTTGAAGTTTGTGAATATGGTACTCAGCCTTCAGAAGAAGAATTAAAACGACTATTTCCAATGTTAGGAAAATAG
- a CDS encoding fumarylacetoacetate hydrolase family protein: MKLIRFGNVGQEKPGVITSEGKKIDCSAFGSDWTADFLGDDSKLKELEEWLEANAADCPEISADARLGSPVPFPSKIICVGLNYSLHAKESGMAVPEQPVLFMKATSALSGPFDPIVIPKNSKATDWEVELAIVIGKKANYVSEEDAMDHVFGYVVHNDVSERDFQLRHGGQWLKGKSADSFAPLGPNLVSKDEIADPHNLRLWLKVNGEMLQDSNTSDLVFNIPQLVSHISQYMSLLPGDIISTGTPAGVGMGLKPPRYLKAGDVVELGIDGLGVSKQVAEDYQG, encoded by the coding sequence ATGAAATTAATAAGATTTGGAAATGTGGGTCAGGAGAAGCCCGGAGTAATAACCTCAGAAGGAAAAAAAATTGATTGTTCAGCATTTGGTTCAGACTGGACGGCTGATTTCTTAGGAGATGACAGTAAGCTGAAAGAATTGGAAGAATGGCTGGAAGCAAATGCTGCAGATTGTCCTGAGATTTCTGCGGATGCCAGATTAGGGTCCCCGGTTCCTTTTCCTTCAAAGATCATTTGTGTAGGCTTAAATTACTCCTTGCATGCCAAGGAAAGTGGTATGGCTGTTCCTGAACAACCTGTTTTGTTTATGAAGGCCACTTCTGCCCTTTCCGGTCCCTTTGATCCTATTGTTATTCCGAAAAATTCTAAAGCTACCGACTGGGAAGTTGAATTGGCAATAGTAATTGGTAAAAAAGCCAATTATGTTTCTGAAGAAGATGCTATGGACCATGTTTTTGGTTATGTGGTACACAACGATGTCAGTGAAAGAGACTTTCAATTAAGGCACGGTGGCCAATGGTTAAAAGGTAAAAGCGCAGATTCTTTCGCTCCTCTAGGGCCAAACTTAGTGAGTAAAGATGAGATCGCTGACCCGCACAATTTAAGATTATGGTTAAAGGTGAATGGGGAAATGTTGCAGGACAGTAATACCTCTGACTTGGTTTTTAATATCCCTCAATTGGTTAGCCATATCAGTCAATACATGAGTTTGCTACCGGGTGATATCATCAGTACAGGAACACCTGCTGGTGTGGGAATGGGATTGAAGCCGCCAAGATATTTGAAAGCAGGAGATGTTGTGGAATTGGGAATTGATGGCTTAGGTGTATCTAAGCAAGTTGCGGAAGACTATCAAGGATAA
- a CDS encoding dihydrodipicolinate synthase family protein, protein MNFDNDRRKFLGKMALGTMVGLAPWNSLLANSPIKAKAVEKAFIPVMLTPYKADMTVDYKGLKKLTDYYLESGARGLFANCLSSEMYDLSPEERLKVTKTVVKKVNGKFPVVATGSFGNTAAEKAEFTKKIADTGVDAVIMITSHFAEKGESDDVVIKNLEDYLALTGNIPLGTYECPSPYKRILSQPVLNFLLESGRFVYHKDTSEDIDNIKAKLETAKGSKLGLYNAHMGSAAASLRNGGAGLSPIAGNYYPEVIAWLCKYAENSGKKEQVDWLQEKLRDMESRITKNYMISSRYYLNKEGLDLELISRRAKNPLTADQKAVVDQCYAEVQDWKQKLSI, encoded by the coding sequence ATGAATTTTGACAATGACAGGAGAAAATTTTTAGGAAAAATGGCGTTAGGTACGATGGTAGGGCTGGCTCCTTGGAATAGTTTATTGGCCAACTCACCAATTAAGGCAAAAGCAGTAGAAAAAGCTTTTATTCCTGTAATGCTAACCCCTTATAAAGCAGATATGACTGTTGACTATAAAGGGTTGAAAAAACTGACAGATTATTATCTTGAATCAGGTGCTCGAGGATTATTTGCCAATTGCCTGAGCAGTGAAATGTATGATCTTAGCCCGGAGGAAAGGTTGAAGGTGACAAAAACGGTAGTAAAAAAAGTCAATGGGAAATTCCCTGTAGTAGCAACAGGTTCCTTTGGTAATACCGCAGCAGAGAAAGCTGAATTTACAAAAAAAATTGCAGATACAGGCGTAGATGCCGTGATTATGATTACTTCCCACTTTGCAGAAAAAGGAGAATCTGATGATGTGGTAATCAAAAATCTGGAAGACTACCTGGCTTTGACCGGAAATATTCCGTTGGGAACATATGAGTGTCCCTCGCCATACAAGCGAATTCTATCACAGCCGGTTCTTAACTTTTTATTGGAATCCGGTAGGTTTGTATACCATAAAGATACTTCTGAGGACATCGATAATATCAAAGCGAAACTTGAAACCGCCAAAGGAAGTAAGCTTGGATTGTACAATGCCCATATGGGGAGTGCTGCAGCTTCTCTTCGCAATGGAGGAGCAGGTTTGTCTCCTATTGCAGGTAACTATTACCCTGAGGTTATAGCGTGGCTATGTAAATATGCTGAAAATTCAGGGAAAAAAGAGCAAGTAGATTGGTTGCAAGAAAAATTGCGTGACATGGAATCAAGGATAACAAAAAATTACATGATTTCTTCTCGGTATTACCTCAATAAGGAAGGTTTAGATTTGGAGTTGATTAGCAGGCGTGCCAAAAACCCTCTTACCGCTGATCAAAAAGCCGTTGTTGATCAGTGTTATGCTGAAGTTCAAGATTGGAAACAAAAATTATCGATATAG
- a CDS encoding FadR/GntR family transcriptional regulator, whose protein sequence is MNTFNVKPKPVLDTSLSLVDRVEQNLREYFAEANLQPGDAIPKESELALSMGVSRTALREALSRLRTLGLIESKRNRGIILTQPDILGSFERVLNPMLLDSATLQDIFELRLVLEMGITDLLFIRKSKENIEKLELLVAKEEETKDKFLKNRYDAEFHSMLYEISGNQTLLRFQKMLLPIFNLVHSGQIIGKTEVKNAVTHRDLLTELQKGSPASFREKMSVHLKVYLDKVDE, encoded by the coding sequence GTGAATACTTTCAATGTCAAGCCTAAACCTGTTCTAGACACATCTCTTTCTTTGGTAGATAGGGTAGAACAAAACCTTCGTGAATACTTTGCAGAAGCAAACCTTCAACCCGGAGATGCCATTCCAAAGGAATCAGAATTGGCCTTATCCATGGGAGTGAGCAGAACCGCCTTAAGAGAAGCTTTATCAAGACTTAGAACTCTAGGCTTAATAGAATCCAAGAGAAACAGGGGAATAATATTAACTCAGCCTGATATTTTAGGAAGTTTTGAACGTGTACTGAATCCAATGCTATTGGACAGTGCCACCCTTCAGGACATTTTTGAATTGAGGTTGGTTTTAGAAATGGGCATTACGGACCTCTTATTTATTCGAAAGTCCAAAGAAAACATTGAAAAGCTTGAATTACTTGTAGCAAAAGAAGAAGAAACCAAGGATAAGTTTCTAAAAAACAGGTATGATGCCGAGTTTCACTCCATGCTCTATGAGATTTCGGGCAACCAAACGCTTTTGAGGTTCCAGAAAATGTTACTCCCTATATTTAATTTGGTGCATAGCGGCCAGATCATAGGCAAAACCGAAGTTAAAAATGCTGTCACTCATCGTGATTTATTGACTGAACTACAAAAAGGGTCTCCTGCCTCTTTTAGAGAAAAAATGAGCGTCCATCTAAAAGTCTATCTTGACAAAGTTGATGAATAA
- the serS gene encoding serine--tRNA ligase, protein MLQVNEIRANFAHACERLSARNIENPEELLGNVLKLEDLRKQIQLDRDNLQAESNTISKQIGQLMKAGNKAEANKIKERTSEIKQQVKTLEDRYSQTEKELTQLLYTIPNIPHASVPAGNSETDNEVVLENGTIPILEDSNKSPHWDLIKKYDIVDFELGVKITGAGFPVYKGKGAKLQRALVNFFLDEAEKAGYAEVQPPILINEESGYATGQLPDKEGQMYFAQEDGLYLIPTAEVPITNMYRGSILQEEELPIKNTGYTPCFRREAGSWGAHVRGLNRLHQFDKVEIVQITHPDNSYKTLDEMSLHVQGLLQKLELPYRVLRLCGGDLGFTSALTFDMEVFSAAQERWLEVSSVSNFETYQSNRLKLRFKNQDKKSVLAHTLNGSALALPRIMAAILENNQGEEGIKMPKALVPYLGFDILK, encoded by the coding sequence ATGCTTCAGGTAAATGAAATAAGAGCAAACTTTGCGCATGCTTGCGAAAGGCTTAGCGCCAGGAATATTGAAAATCCTGAAGAATTGCTCGGGAATGTATTAAAGTTAGAAGACCTAAGAAAACAAATCCAACTCGACAGAGACAATCTTCAGGCTGAATCCAATACTATCTCTAAGCAAATTGGCCAATTAATGAAGGCCGGAAATAAAGCGGAAGCAAATAAGATAAAGGAGAGAACTTCTGAGATTAAGCAACAGGTAAAAACGCTTGAAGACCGTTATTCTCAGACAGAAAAAGAACTTACCCAATTACTCTATACCATTCCCAATATCCCTCATGCATCTGTCCCTGCCGGCAACTCAGAAACAGATAATGAAGTGGTGCTGGAAAATGGAACAATCCCCATTCTTGAAGACAGTAATAAAAGCCCACATTGGGATTTGATAAAAAAGTACGACATCGTAGATTTTGAATTGGGGGTCAAGATAACCGGTGCAGGGTTTCCTGTTTATAAAGGAAAAGGCGCTAAATTACAAAGAGCTTTGGTCAATTTTTTCTTGGATGAGGCAGAAAAAGCCGGTTATGCGGAGGTACAACCACCAATTTTAATCAATGAAGAAAGTGGCTACGCCACCGGCCAGCTTCCTGACAAGGAGGGGCAAATGTACTTTGCCCAAGAAGATGGGCTTTACTTAATCCCTACTGCAGAAGTTCCCATTACAAATATGTACCGTGGGTCCATCTTGCAAGAGGAGGAATTGCCTATCAAAAACACAGGCTATACACCTTGCTTTAGAAGAGAGGCAGGTAGCTGGGGAGCCCATGTAAGGGGCTTGAATAGGCTACACCAATTCGATAAAGTAGAAATAGTACAGATAACTCATCCGGACAACTCTTACAAAACCCTTGACGAGATGAGCCTTCATGTACAAGGTTTGCTTCAAAAACTCGAATTACCATACAGGGTATTAAGGTTATGTGGGGGTGATTTGGGTTTTACTTCTGCCTTGACTTTTGACATGGAGGTTTTTTCTGCAGCGCAGGAAAGGTGGTTAGAGGTTAGTTCTGTTAGTAACTTCGAAACCTATCAATCCAATCGCTTGAAGTTGCGATTTAAAAATCAAGACAAAAAAAGTGTATTGGCGCATACGCTCAATGGTAGTGCCCTAGCTCTCCCAAGAATTATGGCAGCTATTCTGGAAAACAATCAAGGTGAAGAAGGAATCAAAATGCCTAAAGCTTTGGTACCTTATTTAGGATTTGACATCCTAAAATAA
- a CDS encoding SDR family NAD(P)-dependent oxidoreductase, which translates to MKGKNVLVTGGASGIGLAIVEKFAASGASVYVLDFNKENGEEVAGKLKEKGYDVYFKQTDVSNQSQVTEVIDSVSGEIDVLINNAGVSHIGDLESTEGADLDRLYAVNIKGVFHCSKAVIGRMKANGGGVIINMASIAATVGIPDRFAYSMSKGAVLNMTLTIARDYVKDNIRCNAISPARVHTPFVDNYISKAYPGKEKEMFEQLAATQPIGRMATPEEVASMAYFLASDEAKFLTGADYLVDGGFSNLKM; encoded by the coding sequence ATGAAGGGAAAAAATGTTTTGGTCACAGGCGGGGCCAGTGGAATAGGTTTGGCAATAGTAGAGAAGTTTGCTGCATCAGGTGCCAGTGTCTATGTATTGGATTTTAATAAAGAAAATGGAGAAGAAGTAGCCGGAAAATTGAAAGAGAAGGGCTATGATGTCTATTTTAAGCAGACAGATGTATCCAATCAATCTCAGGTAACAGAAGTTATTGATTCAGTTTCAGGCGAGATTGATGTGTTGATCAACAATGCGGGGGTTTCCCATATAGGGGATCTTGAGTCTACGGAGGGAGCAGATCTGGATCGTTTATATGCTGTAAATATTAAAGGTGTTTTCCACTGTTCCAAGGCGGTGATTGGTAGAATGAAAGCCAACGGTGGAGGTGTAATAATTAATATGGCATCAATAGCGGCAACAGTGGGTATTCCAGACCGTTTCGCTTATTCAATGAGTAAAGGAGCAGTACTTAATATGACACTTACCATTGCAAGGGATTATGTAAAAGATAATATTCGTTGCAATGCCATCTCTCCGGCAAGAGTGCATACACCTTTTGTAGACAATTATATTTCAAAAGCATATCCCGGCAAGGAGAAGGAGATGTTTGAACAGCTAGCAGCTACTCAGCCAATCGGAAGAATGGCAACACCTGAAGAAGTAGCCAGTATGGCTTATTTTCTAGCCTCTGATGAGGCCAAGTTTTTGACTGGTGCAGATTATTTGGTAGATGGAGGGTTCTCTAACTTAAAAATGTAA
- the ccsA gene encoding cytochrome c biogenesis protein CcsA — protein MINTFIGNLGHFMVILAFVSALVSAVSYYYYTHASELDKPSWKNFSRITFYIHGFAAVSIAFCLFEIIYNHRFEYFYAYSHSSKGLPVHYMISSFWEGQEGAFILWIFWDVVLGLIIIHTNKFWEGPVMLVFALVQAFLVSMILGIVIGDLKIGSSPFMLLRDVSEAPIFQINPDYIPEDGTGLNPLLQNIWMVIHPPTLFLGYASTLVPFAFLIAGLTLKRYSEWIRPALPWAIFSAMILGMGIIMGAYWAYVTLNFGGYWNWDPVENAVYVPWLIMVAAIHTMITFKKSSTALKTSMVLVIASFILVLYATFLVRSGVLGDSSVHSFTDLGLSGQLLIYMLFFLAIAIFLTVKEWKNIPTSEKEASVYSREFWIFIGATTLALMAFQVIVPTSIPAYNALVEIFGGLSNLAPPADQIGFYTKFQLWFAVALALLTGVGQFFWWNKMSKDDLKNALVTPYIISMVFAAIIITLGKVYDITYIVIVITGAFTIVANGTILLKLLKGKTFKLAGGSLAHIGLGMILIGIMFSSGYSDTISINMSGLTYKKDWEDELNKENVLLWINKPLQMKDYEVIYRGRYKKVVGVPGYVKADAMESLEGINEALALENIEVDGKTYFQKGDTLDLVLEENSYFKVEYYQGEELKFTLFPMSQPNPTMGLISSPDSKKYLTKDLYTHVSAINDYEEPEWNDDQFINAAPGEQFFINDFVTQFESADVVNEIDGVALEEGDIAVKAVLSIMDYDVRKELSPVFLIRGNQVGKIDYIDHDLGIKVEVDNIVPEENKFVFKVNTYQKDYVVMKAAVKPMINVLWLGTVIMLIGFSVAIYRRFDEFQKMKAKGLE, from the coding sequence ATGATAAATACCTTTATAGGTAACCTGGGGCATTTTATGGTAATTCTGGCTTTTGTCAGTGCCTTGGTCTCAGCTGTTTCCTACTATTATTACACCCATGCGAGTGAGTTGGATAAACCATCATGGAAAAATTTCAGTAGAATCACCTTTTACATTCACGGATTTGCTGCAGTTTCCATTGCTTTTTGTTTATTCGAAATAATTTACAACCATCGCTTTGAATATTTTTATGCCTACTCACATTCCTCAAAAGGCCTGCCAGTACACTATATGATTTCCAGTTTCTGGGAGGGACAGGAAGGGGCATTTATCCTTTGGATTTTCTGGGATGTAGTATTAGGACTGATTATAATCCATACCAATAAATTTTGGGAGGGGCCCGTAATGTTGGTATTTGCTTTAGTACAAGCATTTTTGGTATCCATGATATTGGGAATTGTAATTGGCGACCTGAAAATAGGCAGTTCTCCTTTTATGCTATTGCGGGATGTTTCGGAAGCTCCAATATTTCAAATCAATCCGGATTATATTCCTGAAGATGGTACAGGCTTAAATCCTTTGTTACAAAATATCTGGATGGTCATTCATCCTCCAACATTGTTTTTAGGCTATGCTTCCACCTTGGTTCCTTTTGCCTTTTTGATCGCTGGTTTGACACTCAAGCGATATTCTGAATGGATCAGACCCGCATTGCCCTGGGCAATTTTCTCTGCCATGATTCTAGGTATGGGTATCATCATGGGTGCCTATTGGGCCTATGTAACCTTAAATTTTGGAGGGTACTGGAATTGGGATCCGGTAGAAAATGCAGTCTATGTACCGTGGCTTATCATGGTAGCTGCCATACACACCATGATTACTTTCAAGAAAAGTAGTACAGCTTTGAAAACATCAATGGTGTTGGTAATTGCATCATTTATATTGGTTTTGTATGCCACCTTCTTGGTAAGAAGTGGCGTATTGGGAGATTCTTCCGTACACTCCTTTACTGACTTAGGGCTGTCCGGACAATTACTTATTTATATGTTGTTTTTCTTGGCTATTGCCATCTTTCTTACCGTTAAAGAGTGGAAAAACATTCCAACATCTGAGAAAGAGGCCTCGGTTTATTCAAGAGAGTTTTGGATTTTCATTGGAGCAACTACACTTGCTTTGATGGCCTTTCAGGTAATTGTCCCAACCTCTATCCCCGCATACAATGCATTGGTAGAAATATTTGGAGGGCTTTCAAACTTGGCACCACCGGCTGATCAAATAGGCTTTTACACGAAGTTTCAACTTTGGTTTGCGGTCGCTTTGGCTTTATTAACAGGGGTTGGACAGTTTTTCTGGTGGAATAAAATGTCGAAAGACGACCTAAAAAATGCTTTGGTCACCCCCTATATTATCTCTATGGTTTTTGCAGCCATTATTATTACCCTAGGAAAGGTTTACGACATTACTTATATCGTAATTGTTATTACGGGGGCTTTCACAATTGTAGCCAATGGGACCATTCTACTCAAATTGTTAAAGGGGAAAACATTCAAGTTGGCAGGGGGATCCCTTGCCCATATTGGCTTGGGTATGATTCTGATAGGCATTATGTTTTCTTCAGGGTATTCGGATACCATTTCTATTAATATGTCAGGATTGACATATAAAAAAGATTGGGAAGATGAATTGAATAAAGAAAACGTCCTACTATGGATCAATAAGCCCCTTCAAATGAAAGATTATGAAGTTATTTATAGAGGACGCTATAAGAAAGTAGTGGGCGTTCCGGGCTACGTAAAAGCCGATGCCATGGAATCCTTGGAAGGCATCAATGAAGCTTTGGCGCTTGAAAACATTGAAGTGGATGGAAAAACCTATTTTCAGAAAGGAGATACCTTGGATTTGGTCCTAGAGGAAAACTCTTACTTTAAAGTAGAGTATTATCAAGGTGAAGAATTAAAATTCACGCTTTTCCCAATGTCACAGCCCAATCCAACCATGGGCTTGATTTCTTCTCCAGATTCAAAAAAGTATCTGACCAAAGACCTTTACACCCATGTATCTGCCATCAACGATTATGAAGAGCCGGAATGGAATGATGATCAATTCATTAATGCAGCTCCGGGTGAGCAGTTCTTTATCAATGACTTTGTAACCCAATTTGAAAGTGCAGATGTGGTCAATGAAATTGATGGAGTTGCTTTAGAGGAGGGAGACATTGCTGTAAAAGCGGTGCTTAGCATAATGGATTACGATGTTAGGAAGGAGCTTTCACCGGTGTTTTTGATTCGTGGAAATCAAGTCGGTAAAATTGATTATATCGACCATGACTTAGGTATCAAAGTGGAAGTGGATAATATTGTTCCAGAAGAAAATAAATTTGTATTTAAGGTCAATACCTATCAAAAAGACTACGTGGTAATGAAAGCAGCAGTAAAACCAATGATAAATGTGTTATGGCTGGGTACTGTCATTATGCTAATCGGTTTTTCGGTTGCTATCTACAGAAGGTTTGATGAATTTCAAAAAATGAAAGCAAAAGGCTTAGAGTAA
- the ccsA gene encoding cytochrome c biogenesis protein CcsA: protein MKAYWWKILAIVLLAYTITAGLLIDVPRLPILNETIRGLFFHVTMWFGMLLMLIVAVVYGVKHLRSEKLEDDDMAVEFTNAAILFGVIGITTGMVWAKFTWGDFWTNDPKLNASAIGLLMYFAYLVLRNSLTDVYQRAKISAVYSIFAFAVFIPLIFILPRLTDSLHPGNGGNPGFNAYDMDSNLRKVFYPAIIGWTLLGAWISTIRVRIRRLERNLEDKLINQ, encoded by the coding sequence ATGAAGGCTTATTGGTGGAAAATACTGGCCATTGTACTACTGGCATATACCATTACCGCAGGTTTATTGATTGATGTTCCCAGACTTCCCATTCTGAATGAAACAATTAGAGGATTGTTCTTCCATGTAACCATGTGGTTTGGGATGTTATTAATGCTGATTGTAGCTGTTGTGTATGGGGTAAAACACTTGCGCTCCGAAAAACTAGAAGATGATGACATGGCCGTGGAATTTACCAATGCAGCCATATTATTTGGGGTAATAGGCATTACTACAGGTATGGTGTGGGCCAAATTCACTTGGGGAGATTTTTGGACAAACGACCCTAAACTGAATGCTTCTGCCATCGGCCTTTTGATGTATTTTGCCTATTTGGTTCTAAGAAACTCATTGACTGACGTTTATCAGCGAGCAAAGATTAGTGCTGTTTACAGTATTTTTGCATTCGCAGTATTTATCCCCTTGATATTTATCCTTCCTCGGTTAACTGATAGCCTTCACCCAGGTAATGGTGGCAACCCGGGATTCAATGCCTATGATATGGACAGCAACCTCAGAAAGGTTTTCTACCCTGCCATTATCGGTTGGACCCTGCTAGGCGCTTGGATCAGCACGATCAGGGTAAGAATCAGGCGCTTGGAAAGAAATTTAGAAGACAAATTGATCAATCAGTAA
- a CDS encoding CcmD family protein, with the protein MKKFIIIFLFFISFLVKAQDKIGITEEDYQNSDVQMADKMRAEGKIYVLVSIIGIVLGGILVYVIQTDRKISGLEKKYND; encoded by the coding sequence ATGAAAAAGTTCATTATCATTTTCCTGTTTTTTATCAGCTTTCTCGTAAAGGCACAGGACAAAATAGGGATTACAGAAGAGGATTACCAAAATTCGGATGTGCAGATGGCAGATAAAATGCGCGCTGAAGGAAAAATTTACGTATTAGTCAGCATAATTGGAATTGTTTTGGGCGGTATTCTGGTTTATGTGATACAAACTGACCGTAAAATCAGTGGTTTGGAGAAAAAATATAACGATTAA
- a CDS encoding cytochrome c maturation protein CcmE domain-containing protein → MKRGHILGLGIIAVAIVIIITSIGDASTYESFSTAKTMALNGKTEAIHVVGQLKKGQNGEVEGIEVGEDKTSFTFLMVDNDGTEQQVYYNEPVPADFKRSEQVVVIGTYKTKEMFVAEKILMKCPSKYQETDVKPSAS, encoded by the coding sequence ATGAAAAGAGGACATATTTTAGGCCTAGGCATTATCGCTGTTGCGATTGTTATTATTATCACTTCTATAGGTGATGCCAGCACATATGAAAGTTTTTCTACAGCCAAAACAATGGCTTTGAATGGAAAAACTGAAGCAATTCATGTGGTGGGTCAACTTAAGAAAGGTCAAAACGGTGAAGTAGAGGGTATTGAAGTTGGGGAAGACAAAACTTCTTTTACTTTCCTTATGGTTGACAATGACGGAACAGAACAACAGGTCTATTACAATGAACCTGTTCCCGCAGACTTTAAAAGATCAGAACAAGTAGTGGTGATAGGCACTTACAAAACCAAAGAAATGTTTGTAGCGGAAAAAATCTTAATGAAGTGCCCTTCAAAATACCAGGAAACAGATGTAAAACCTAGTGCATCTTGA